In the Pongo abelii isolate AG06213 chromosome 18, NHGRI_mPonAbe1-v2.0_pri, whole genome shotgun sequence genome, GAGGGCAGCCCTGTGGTTGATATGTCCAGTGCTTTAAGGAGGAGCAGAGAGCCAGGTGTGGCTGCAGCTCTGTGTCTGGAGGAATGTTCTGGTGGGGGAAGCCCTGTGGTTGATATGGTGCCTTAAGGAGGAGCAGAGAGCCAGGTGTGGCTGCAGCTCTGTGTCTGGAGGAATGTTCTGGTGGGGGCAGCCCTGTGGTTGATATGGCCAGTGCCTTAAGGAGGAGCAGAGAGCCAGGTGGGGCTGCAGCTCTGTGTTTGGGGTAGGTGGGCTCAGAGGTGGCTGGGGCTTTTCTTTAAGTGCAGTGGGGGCCACAAGTGGGTGCTGGACATACTTGATCTTTAATAGGTTACTCTGGCTGCTGATTGAGCTTGGACTGAAGAGGGAGGTGACTGAGAAGAGGAGGATGACTCTGACTGGGTTGAGGCAGGTGGTGGGAGTGAGGAGTAGCTAAGTGCAGTGCCAGCTTAAGGTTTGGAAACAGAAtgtaacagatgagaaaatagactgactgggtgcggtggctcacgcctataatcctagggCTTTCCAATgcaaagatgggaggatcgcttgagccccggagttcgaggctgcagtgagctctgattgcatgactgcactccagcctgggcaacagagcaagaccctgtctcttaaaaagtacaaaaacaacaacaacgacaacaaaaacagagatagaAACCCGTCAGGGTAACTCATGATATTTAAAAGGCGGAGCTGCTGAAACcaagatggggaagctgaggggcTTGGGGTAGGGGGTGGGAGTTTCGTTTGTTACATTTGGACAGGTTGGGTCTGATGGTGGGAGTGGCAGGTTGGCCCCAAACATGTGAGTCAAGTTGGAGGATGAGGTCTGGGCCACCTTTGGGGCAAGGCTCAGGGGCCAGGGATAAGAGGGTCTTTGAGGTTCTAAGGCCTCCCTTGGTGCCAGGAGGTCTTAGATTGATCTGGGCCTGAGAATGGAACCCATGGGGAGGGGGCAAGCCAGCTGAGGGTGGCCTGGGCTGCAGGTGCACCCTTCCCACTTTTGAGAAGCGTGTGTCCCTCCACCCTAGGGTGTTATTACCGCTGTCACAGCAAGTGCTTGAACCTCATCTCCAAGCCCTGTGTGAGCTCCAAAGTCAGCCACCAAGCTGAATACGAACTGAACATCTGCCCTGAGACAGGGCTGGACAGCCAGGATTACCGCTGTGCCGAGTGCCGGGCGCCCATCTCTCTGCGTGAGTGGTGGCAGGGAGAGAAGAGGGTGAGGGAGCTGTTCCTGGCGGGGAGCCTGGTGCACAGGTGTGTAAGGGCATGTAAGTCAGACAGCTGAGTGAGGCCCTGGGACAGTCCCTGCTTGTTATCCTTAGGAAGTGACAAGGGTCCGTTGCTaccattttttcatttctcactGAAGCAGACTGAGGTTCCAGCCGTTCCGTGACTCACCCACTGAAGCAGACTGAGGTTCCAGCCGTTCCGTGACTCACCCAGGTCACTGAAGAGCCCCTGGAGAGCTGGGACCTGGCCTCCGCCTCCCCGTGTGAAAGCCTCATAGATGGGGACTAGGGAGAAGTCACACAGCACAGAAAGCCTCATAGACAGGGTCTAGGGAGAGTACACGGTTGTCGCGCAgatgtgcacatgtgtgcgtcAGCTCTTCTTTCTAGAGAGTTGCTGGTGTTAATTCATTAAGTCCCTGCCTCAGTCCTACAGTGAGGCCCTGTTTATatcccattttactgataagaaaacaGGTCAGTGAGACGCTGGGACCACCTGTGGTCTTCCGGCTGAGGATAGGACAAGTCAGGAGGGAGCCCTTGGCCTGGCTGGCTCTCTCCCCGAGGGCTGTGGTCCATGGGAGGACAGACCACGAGGCTGGAAAGCTGTGTGGGGCTTTGGTGAGGCAGGGACACTCATGGCCCCTCTGACCCTGCAGGGGGTGTGCCCAGTGAGGCCAGGCAGTGCGACTACACCGGCCAGTACTACTGCAGCCATTGCCACTGGAATGACCTGGCTGTCATCCCTGCACGCGTCGTACACAACTGGGACTTTGAGCCTCGAAAGGTGGGGGTTGGAAGGTGGGGGCATCCccctggggagggagagcaggaaGGGGGATTGTGGTGTGGAGCCGGTGTACCCCTGGGTGGGTGTTGCTGGCTGCACGGGCCCTGGGTGGGTGTGAGAGGTGTCACCCGGGCGTGCCTGGCAGGTTTCTCGCTGCAGCATGCGTTACCTGGCGCTGATGGTGTCTCGGCCCGTGCTCAGGCTCCGGGAGATCAACCCTCTGCTGTTCAGCTATGTGGAGGAGCTGGTGGAGATTCGCGTGAGGCTGGGGCTATGGAAATGGGGGGCAGGGGCGCTGTCAGATGGGCCCTAGGGCCGGGCCAGTACCCTCTTCTCCTCTGGGCCACGGGAGGTTCTGAGCAGAGGAGGGAGGCCACCTGCTTAGGGTGAGCCAGGCACCCTGGCTGCCCTTTTGGTTGAAGGTGCTGGAGCCGTGTCCGGTAGTAATCTGGTGCCAGGTGTGAACACAATATTAAATTTTGTAATAGCcatgttaaaaaagtaaaaagagctgggcacggtggctcacacctgtaatcccagcactttgggaggctgaggtgggtggatcacttgaggtcaggagtttgagaccagcctgaccaacatggtgaaaccccatctctactaaaaatacaaaattagccaggcatggtggtgtgcgcctgtatcccagctacgggaggctgaggcaggagaatcacttgaacccaggaggctgaggttgctgtgagccgagatcgcgtcactgcactccaacctgggcaacaagagcgaaactctgtctcaaaaaaaagtaaaaagaaacaagtgaagtTAATgttaatagtatattttatttaggccaatatatccaaaatattatttcaacatgaaatCAATGTACATTTTTGAgatatttacattctttttcttttttgtgccaCGTCTTTGGCTCCAGCATGTATCCTCTGCTAAGTCTCACTGCACAGCGGCCACTTTGAGGTGCTCTGTGGCTGTGCATGGCTGGTGGCCACTCTCTTAGCCAGCGGTGAGGGAGGAGGTAGGGCGGGAGCCGAGGGCAGACGGGAGCTGCAGTCCCGGCAGGACGTGATGGTGTCTCACGCAAGGTCGTGAAAGGAGTCGGGTCCCATTTTACCCAGGAGGAGACTGTGGCAGCAAGTTGAGTTGCCaaggccagggctggggaggcagcTGGGATTTCTCCGGAAGTTTGGTTTGGTCCTGAGGCTGCTGGTTCCTAGACAGTTGTGTGCCTCTGGGGCCGGGTGAGGGCAGAGGCAAGGGAGGGTTTTCTGGGCCATGGTAAGTGAGCCTCACGGTCCCGCCCAGCCTGGGAGCTGTGATTTTGGGTTTTGGTGAAGCACTCAGATCTCGGCCCTTCGTGGGGAACCAACCCCTCCCGGCCCTGCCGTGGCCCCGGGTGTGAGGTGAGACGCCTGTGGGCAGGGCTCCCTGTGCAGCCCACACAGGGGCAGCCCTGTGTCCTGGCTGAGGAGGCCTGCCTGCTCCCGCCTTGTTTGCAGAAGCTGCGCCAGGACATCCTGCTCATGAAGCCGTACTTCATCACTTGCAGGGAGGCCATGGAGGCTCGTCTGTTGCTGCAGGTCAGACTGCCAGCAGGACTGGCCCCTGAAGGGAAGCACAGCCAGGGCGGTGAGGCACCTCAGGCTCAGGTCTTTTTCAGACGGCTTGTGCATGGAGTGCCTTTAGCAGAGGGTCTCCTCAACATGGTCCCAAGGAACAAAGCAAACAGGTGTTCTACCCACAAAAGAGTTCTCCAATCAGTTCTGTTTGGGAAACCCTGCAGCCTTTATGTGAATCTCCATGGGGTGGGTCCAGCCCAGCCCTCCTCAGGCAGGTTGACCACAAAACAcagttttcaaggttcatctaatTTGTTCAACAGATACAGATGTTCTAGATTCTGGAACAGTGAACGAAACAGGCAGGAATGCTTGCCTTTAGTGCCTTTCAAGTAgggaagacaagaaaaataagttgTGTGTTGGGGTGGTGAACTCTGTGACAAGATAGAGAAGGAAGGGTGGGGAATGTGGGAAGCTTGGGGAATGTGGGGATGCAGTGTGGCTGGGTGAGGCTGCATCGGGGAGTGGAGGGCGGGGGGCTACACAGGTCAGGAAATGTGGCCCGGGTCCATCTTACCCTGTCCGCTTCCTGGGGCTCCTGGATTCTACTCCTGGGGCCCAGACCCTTGTGTAGCTCGTTTCTCTGTGAGCACCTGGGCCCTGACCACTGCAGCGGCCATGGGTGGGCAGTGGGAGGGGCCCTCCCTGGTGCAGGGGGTCACGGCTGCTGGGACTTGGCAGCTCCAGGATCGGCAGCATTTTGTGGAGAACGACGAGATGTACTCTGTCCAGGACCTCCTGGACGTGCATGCCGGCCGCCTGGGCTGCTCACTCACCGAGATCCACACGCTCTTCGCCAAGCACATCAAGCTGGACTGTGAGGTGGGCCTCTGCCCGGGGGCCGCtcttctccagccccagccctgaggGGGGATTGGCAGGAGAAGCAGCCCAGCCCAGTGTGTCCTTGGCCTTGGAGTGCCCAGAGGAGCTGGCACTGATGTGCCCGTGCCCCAACCCCACACTGTTCCCCCCAGCGGTGCCAGGCCAAGGGCTTCGTGTGTGAGCTCTGCAGAGAGGGCGATGTGCTGTTCCCGTTCGACAGCCACACGTCTGTGTGCGCTGACTGCTCCGCTGTCTTCCACAGGTGGGTGTGGCCTGGGCCCTGCACTCAGGGGCTGGGGCTCTGCCCTGTTCTctggggagctgccccttggcCTCCGGTAGGATGATGCCGTGGGAGCTGGCACTGCTCCCCCGAGACAGGGGAGACATAAAGACTCTTTGGGTCTTTGCTGACCCTGAGATATGAAGTCAGACCCTGATGTCTGTGACCGAATGAGAAGTTTCCTTAGGAGCAGCACCTGGGGGATGAGGGGGCTGCCTCTTCCCAGGTCCCTCCCGGACCAGCCCCTGAAACTCCAGCTTGGTCTTTGATGTGTTCACAGCATCCCAGCTGCTCCCTTTCTCCACTAGGATTGAAGTCACTCTTTCAGGGTTAGTATAGGCTAGAGTTTCCCAAACTTATAGTTCCTGCCACCCTTTAATGTCTCAGTAATTTTTTCAAAGTgtttctaagccaaaagaaattCCTAACACTTTGATTTATTAAGTACTTGTGCTCTCGCGTTTTTTTTTCCTAGCCACTAGACCAACagggaaaaatatttatgttcaaACAACTTTATAAGTATTTATATCCTAAAGATTGAGTGGCTCTTGGAAAAATCATATAcacaaattagaagaaaaatattttaatttccttcttcagTAAGTATGATTACTTACTAATTATATGGGTACACCTTTTGGGCCTCATACATCTTCCAGACCTGGAATCATATGGACACTCCCCCCCCAGTTTCTGTCCCCTGATTTTTGCCTGGAATTTGCTATTTTTCATAGCAACTgctgaaatcccagctctgcagAGCTATGGTGTCACACAGATGGGACTGTGGCAGAAACTAAGGTTGAGACTGAACTCGCTCGAGCTAGTCATTTGCTCAGTGTCTGACAGATGTTAATTACTGCTATGTTCTGTTTAAAAGTTTGAACTAGGCTGCGGTGCCCCAGGGTGCCGTGATGTACAGTTTGGGAGCCAGGGGAGGTGCCAGGCACACTGGGATAAGAACAGGTGGGAATCGTGAGGAAGGGCTCTGAGTCGAGTCTGGCGTGGCCACCTGGCTCAGCCCCTCAGCTGTATGAACTGGGACCTGTGTGGTCGGGGGATAGCAGGTAACGTGAGGACCCCTGGAGGTCCACATCTGCACGCCCGTAAGCGCTCTGCACACGGCCATACAGTCACTTGCCTCTGGCTGCAGACCCCGATTCTGCCCTTTGGTAACGGCTGTAGAGGGGATGATAGGAGCTGACCTAGGACACTTGCGGGGATTCAGTGCTGGAGTTTCCTGCGCAGAGAGCCCCAACCTGTTTCTGCCCCCAGGGACTGCTACTACGACAACTCTACCACGTGTCCCAAGTGTGCCCGGCTCAGCCTGAGGAAGCAGTCGCTCTTCCAGGAGCCAGGTCCTGACGTGGAGGCCTAGCGCTGAGGAACAGTGCTGGGCACCCCACCTGGCCCGCCAGGACCCACCCTGCCAACGTCAAGTTGTTCGTTCTGCTCTGGAGACCCCTGGGGTGCGGCCCTGGACCCCTCCACCCCTGCTGGGCCAGAGTGGGTGGGCAGTGTCAAGGCCCGCTGTCTCCCAGGTGCTTGCTGGGACTCGGGGCGGCCGCACCTGGCTGTCACCTGGGTGTGCTGCTGTGAGGGGTCCTTGCGTGGCCCCCATCCTTCCCCCAATGCAGAACTCCATGGGCAGGGAGTTGGGGGGACATCTCATCTCCCCCATGGCACAGAGCCCTCCACACCCCTGGACCAGGGCATCCGGGCCCTAGAGATTCCACAGCTCCTGTCCTGGCCACCCTGGAAACTCATCAGGCCAAGACCCCGAGAGAGCTTCAGAGGAGTGTTGAGTAACACCTGAGGATGCGGCTGCACACACTCAGCCAAGGGCCGAGTCTCACCTGCAGTGGGGTTTCGGCTCTGCCTGGGGGCTCCATCCCTTTCAGCCACTCGTCGCCTTGGGGATTTCTGGTTGTCCCCAGCTGGGGCTGTTCACAGTTGTCACCTGCAGACCTGCCTCTCCCTGGCCTGAGGTTCAAAGGCCTCATTGGGTGGTCAGTCCAGTGGGGTCACTTGTTGTTTCTGTACAACAGCAGGGAAGGGGCCATGGAGCTTTTCCCTGCTGGGTGCTCCTGCTTTGGCCCAGCCCACCTGTCCTGGTGCTCCAAGCTAGGAGGCTGTGGCCCCTGCCTGAGGAGGGTGTCCTGGTCTCCAGGTGTGGAGCAGGGACTGTGCGCTGGGGGAGGTTCCAGTTAGGCGATGGGATCCTGCAGTGGTCTGGTGGCATTTCTTGGAACCAGATTTACCTGAGGAGCTCTGTCCTGCTGCCTGTGGAGGGCTCCAGATAGCTCAGAAATGACCAGCCAATGGCCTTTTGTTTGGgggcctgaggtcaagagctgaGAATATTCGCTCGACTGAGCGAAGATGGGGGCAGGTATGTGGGAGGTCCCTCACTCCACGGGACAGA is a window encoding:
- the DEF8 gene encoding differentially expressed in FDCP 8 homolog isoform X2; translated protein: MEYDEKLARFRQAHLNPFNKQSGPRQHEQGPGEEAPDVTPEEALPELPPGEPEFRCPERVMDLGLSEDHFSRPVGLFLASDVQQLQQAIEECKQVILELPEQSEKQKDAVVRLIHLRLKLQELKDPNEDEPNIQVLLEHRFYKEKSKSVKQTCDKCNTIIWGLIQTWYTCTGCYYRCHSKCLNLISKPCVSSKVSHQAEYELNICPETGLDSQDYRCAECRAPISLRGVPSEARQCDYTGQYYCSHCHWNDLAVIPARVVHNWDFEPRKVSRCSMRYLALMVSRPVLRLREINPLLFSYVEELVEIRKLRQDILLMKPYFITCREAMEARLLLQDLLDVHAGRLGCSLTEIHTLFAKHIKLDCERCQAKGFVCELCREGDVLFPFDSHTSVCADCSAVFHRDCYYDNSTTCPKCARLSLRKQSLFQEPGPDVEA
- the DEF8 gene encoding differentially expressed in FDCP 8 homolog isoform X1, with the translated sequence MEYDEKLARFRQAHLNPFNKQSGPRQHEQGPGEEAPDVTPEEALPELPPGEPEFRCPERVMDLGLSEDHFSRPVGLFLASDVQQLQQAIEECKQVILELPEQSEKQKDAVVRLIHLRLKLQELKDPNEDEPNIQVLLEHRFYKEKSKSVKQTCDKCNTIIWGLIQTWYTCTGCYYRCHSKCLNLISKPCVSSKVSHQAEYELNICPETGLDSQDYRCAECRAPISLRGVPSEARQCDYTGQYYCSHCHWNDLAVIPARVVHNWDFEPRKVSRCSMRYLALMVSRPVLRLREINPLLFSYVEELVEIRKLRQDILLMKPYFITCREAMEARLLLQLQDRQHFVENDEMYSVQDLLDVHAGRLGCSLTEIHTLFAKHIKLDCERCQAKGFVCELCREGDVLFPFDSHTSVCADCSAVFHRDCYYDNSTTCPKCARLSLRKQSLFQEPGPDVEA
- the DEF8 gene encoding differentially expressed in FDCP 8 homolog isoform X3, translating into MEYDEKLARFRQAHLNPFNKQSGPRQHEQGPGEEAPDVTPEEALPELPPGEPEFRCPERVMDLGLSEDHFSRPVGLFLASDVQQLQQAIEECKQVILELPEQSEKQKDAVVRLIHLRLKLQELKDPNEDEPNIQVLLEHRFYKEKSKSVKQTCDKCNTIIWGLIQTWYTCTGCYYRCHSKCLNLISKPCVSSKVSHQAEYELNICPETGLDSQDYRCAECRAPISLRGVPSEARQCDYTGQYYCSHCHWNDLAVIPARVVHNWDFEPRKKLRQDILLMKPYFITCREAMEARLLLQLQDRQHFVENDEMYSVQDLLDVHAGRLGCSLTEIHTLFAKHIKLDCERCQAKGFVCELCREGDVLFPFDSHTSVCADCSAVFHRDCYYDNSTTCPKCARLSLRKQSLFQEPGPDVEA
- the DEF8 gene encoding differentially expressed in FDCP 8 homolog isoform X6, with product MPGGAAAVRWDAMEYDEKLARFRQAHLNPFNKQSGPRQHEQGPGEEAPDVTPEEALPELPPGEPEFRCPERVMDLGLSEDHFSRPVGLFLASDVQQLQQAIEECKQVILELPEQSEKQKDAVVRLIHLRLKLQELKDPNEDEPNIQVLLEHRFYKEKSKSVKQTCDKCNTIIWGLIQTWYTCTGCYYRCHSKCLNLISKPCVSSKVSHQAEYELNICPETGLDSQDYRCAECRAPISLRGVPSEARQCDYTGQYYCSHCHWNDLAVIPARVVHNWDFEPRKVSRCSMRYLALMVSRPVLRLREINPLLFSYVEELVEIRKLRQDILLMKPYFITCREAMEARLLLQDLLDVHAGRLGCSLTEIHTLFAKHIKLDCERCQAKGFVCELCREGDVLFPFDSHTSVCADCSAVFHRDCYYDNSTTCPKCARLSLRKQSLFQEPGPDVEA
- the DEF8 gene encoding differentially expressed in FDCP 8 homolog isoform X5; amino-acid sequence: MPGGAAAVRWDAMEYDEKLARFRQAHLNPFNKQSGPRQHEQGPGEEAPDVTPEEALPELPPGEPEFRCPERVMDLGLSEDHFSRPVGLFLASDVQQLQQAIEECKQVILELPEQSEKQKDAVVRLIHLRLKLQELKDPNEDEPNIQVLLEHRFYKEKSKSVKQTCDKCNTIIWGLIQTWYTCTGCYYRCHSKCLNLISKPCVSSKVSHQAEYELNICPETGLDSQDYRCAECRAPISLRGVPSEARQCDYTGQYYCSHCHWNDLAVIPARVVHNWDFEPRKVSRCSMRYLALMVSRPVLRLREINPLLFSYVEELVEIRKLRQDILLMKPYFITCREAMEARLLLQLQDRQHFVENDEMYSVQDLLDVHAGRLGCSLTEIHTLFAKHIKLDCERCQAKGFVCELCREGDVLFPFDSHTSVCADCSAVFHRDCYYDNSTTCPKCARLSLRKQSLFQEPGPDVEA
- the DEF8 gene encoding differentially expressed in FDCP 8 homolog isoform X4 gives rise to the protein MPGGAAAVRWDAMEYDEKLARFRQAHLNPFNKQSGPRQHEQGPGEEAPDVTPEEALPELPPGEPEFRCPERVMDLGLSEDHFSRPVGLFLASDVQQLQQAIEECKQVILELPEQSEKQKDAVVRLIHLRLKLQELKDPNEDEPNIQVLLEHRFYKEKSKSVKQTCDKCNTIIWGLIQTWYTCTGCYYRCHSKCLNLISKPCVSSKVSHQAEYELNICPETGLDSQDYRCAECRAPISLRGVPSEARQCDYTGQYYCSHCHWNDLAVIPARVVHNWDFEPRKVSRCSMRYLALMVSRPVLRLREINPLLFSYVEELVEIRKLRQDILLMKPYFITCREAMEARLLLQVRLPAGLAPEGKHSQGGEAPQAQVFFRRLVHGVPLAEGLLNMVPRNKANRCSTHKRVLQSVLFGKPCSLYVNLHGVGPAQPSSGRLTTKHSFQGSSNLFNRYRCSRFWNSERNRQECLPLVPFK
- the DEF8 gene encoding differentially expressed in FDCP 8 homolog isoform X7 produces the protein MAVLSLRAPGPWQAIQVWADRTLLTPHTGVTSQVLGVAAAVMTPLPGGHTAGRTREARWDAMEYDEKLARFRQAHLNPFNKQSGPRQHEQGPGEEAPDVTPEEALPELPPGEPEFRCPERVMDLGLSEDHFSRPVGLFLASDVQQLQQAIEECKQVILELPEQSEKQKDAVVRLIHLRLKLQELKDPNEDEPNIQVLLEHRFYKEKSKSVKQTCDKCNTIIWGLIQTWYTCTGCYYRCHSKCLNLISKPCVSSKVSHQAEYELNICPETGLDSQDYRCAECRAPISLRGVPSEARQCDYTGQYYCSHCHWNDLAVIPARVVHNWDFEPRKVSRCSMRYLALMVSRPVLRLREINPLLFSYVEELVEIRKLRQDILLMKPYFITCREAMEARLLLQLQDRQHFVENDEMYSVQDLLDVHAGRLGCSLTEIHTLFAKHIKLDCERCQAKGFVCELCREGDVLFPFDSHTSVCADCSAVFHRDCYYDNSTTCPKCARLSLRKQSLFQEPGPDVEA